In Aequorivita sp. H23M31, a single window of DNA contains:
- a CDS encoding quinol:cytochrome C oxidoreductase: MYTLPSKLRLFSIILVVLGLIGIVYGFLTVPKNTDEVRQILSEQEAHHGVASHNADDTANFVDRARGEKGYSEAAMEHATDLRPEGHGVSSHEEHVLHQMQTRPWSATLVAAFFFMMIALGALVFYAIQFASQSGWSPVLYRVMEGITAYLLPGSIIVVLILVFAGTHFFPWQNDELVAGDKILQGKAGYLNFPFFVIRAVIYLLGWNLYRHFSRKYSLEQAVATDYTPYRKNFKISVFFLIFFILTEATMAMDWFMSMTPHWYSTMFPWYVFASLFVSGITAIALVTIHLKACGFIPFVSDKHLHDLAKYIFAFSIFWTYLWFSQFMLIWYANIPEEVTYFVIRIQEYRLLFFGMLVLNFVFPILMLMNSDFKRIPWLVVITGIIVLIGHYIDVYLLVMPSTVGHHYHFGIPEIGAVFFFLGLFILVVGASLGKTSLKPENDPFIRESENYHF, encoded by the coding sequence ATATATACGCTGCCTAGTAAATTGAGACTGTTTTCCATCATTCTGGTGGTCCTCGGACTCATTGGAATTGTCTATGGGTTTTTAACAGTTCCAAAAAACACGGATGAAGTAAGGCAAATTCTATCCGAACAAGAAGCGCATCACGGGGTGGCATCGCATAATGCCGATGATACCGCGAATTTTGTGGATCGAGCCAGAGGAGAAAAAGGTTATTCGGAAGCAGCCATGGAGCATGCAACCGATTTGAGACCAGAAGGCCATGGGGTAAGTAGCCATGAAGAACACGTCCTGCATCAAATGCAAACCCGACCATGGTCCGCCACTCTAGTAGCTGCATTCTTCTTTATGATGATTGCTCTTGGAGCTTTGGTTTTCTACGCTATCCAATTTGCATCCCAATCTGGATGGTCACCCGTTTTGTATAGGGTTATGGAGGGCATTACGGCATATCTCCTGCCTGGGTCTATTATTGTGGTCCTTATTCTAGTTTTCGCTGGAACACATTTCTTTCCCTGGCAAAATGATGAGTTGGTTGCAGGCGATAAGATTTTGCAGGGCAAAGCGGGATATCTCAATTTTCCCTTCTTTGTAATCAGAGCGGTAATCTATCTATTGGGTTGGAACCTCTACCGTCATTTCTCTAGAAAATACTCGTTGGAGCAGGCAGTAGCAACAGATTATACCCCTTACCGTAAGAACTTCAAGATATCTGTGTTTTTCTTGATTTTCTTTATATTGACCGAAGCTACAATGGCAATGGATTGGTTTATGTCCATGACTCCCCACTGGTACAGTACTATGTTCCCTTGGTATGTTTTCGCCAGCTTATTTGTATCGGGAATTACGGCAATAGCTCTGGTGACTATTCACCTTAAAGCTTGTGGATTCATTCCATTCGTCAGTGATAAGCACCTACACGATTTAGCTAAATATATTTTCGCTTTCAGTATTTTTTGGACGTATTTGTGGTTCAGCCAATTTATGTTGATCTGGTACGCGAACATTCCAGAGGAGGTGACTTATTTTGTTATTCGCATTCAGGAATATAGACTTTTGTTTTTCGGAATGTTGGTTCTTAATTTCGTTTTTCCTATCTTGATGCTTATGAACAGCGATTTCAAAAGAATCCCTTGGCTCGTAGTAATTACAGGTATAATTGTATTGATAGGACATTATATAGATGTATATCTATTGGTTATGCCATCCACTGTGGGACATCACTATCATTTTGGAATCCCTGAAATTGGAGCCGTATTTTTCTTTTTAGGCTTGTTTATTTTGGTTGTGGGAGCAAGTTTAGGCAAAACTTCCTTGAAACCTGAAAATGATCCATTCATTAGGGAGAGTGAAAACTACCATTTTTAA
- the nrfD gene encoding NrfD/PsrC family molybdoenzyme membrane anchor subunit, with translation MSSHYEAPIREPLVLGEKSYHDISVDIAAPVLGKANKSWWIVFTIALIAFLWGLGCIIYTVSTGIGVWGLNKTIGWAWDITNFVWWVGIGHAGTLISAVLLLFRQKWRMAVNRSAEAMTIFAVVQAGLFPIIHMGRPWLAYWVLPLPNQFGSLWVNFNSPLLWDVFAISTYLSISLVFWWTGLLPDFAMIRDRTKSPFQKKIYGILSFGWSGRVKDWQRFEEVSLVLAGLATPLVLSVHTIVSFDFATSVVPGWHSTIYPPYFVAGAIFSGFAMVQTLLIIMRKVSHLEDYITVLHIEYMNKVIILTGGIVAVAYLIEYFIGWYSGVPYENYTYLSFGAATGPYWWAFWALIICNMVVPLSLWVKSLRRNIRWTFFVALIINIGMWFERFDIIVVDLSKDRLTSSWAMFQPTFVDIGTFMGTIGFFFVLFLLYARTFPVIAQAEVKTILKTSGAGFKRLRAEHGDNVSHVQEVEEYPAAFGPSANVQGKHFVNSFDPDENDDAEVLPLDVEKHRHNINRLLALVGTFDPAVQAQDDLQKIKGIGPLMEQKLHQMGIFTFDQISRMGEEEYALLDEIISEFPGKARRDDWAGQALMFKNEK, from the coding sequence ATGTCGTCACACTACGAAGCACCTATTAGAGAGCCTTTGGTTCTGGGAGAGAAGTCCTATCATGACATCAGTGTTGATATTGCGGCACCCGTACTCGGAAAGGCTAATAAATCTTGGTGGATAGTTTTTACCATTGCCCTTATTGCATTTTTATGGGGGTTGGGATGTATAATCTATACGGTTTCTACTGGAATTGGAGTATGGGGATTGAATAAGACCATTGGATGGGCTTGGGATATTACCAACTTTGTTTGGTGGGTAGGTATTGGGCACGCCGGAACGCTGATTTCTGCGGTACTTTTACTTTTCCGCCAGAAATGGAGAATGGCCGTAAACCGATCTGCGGAAGCAATGACAATTTTTGCCGTAGTTCAGGCAGGTTTGTTCCCGATTATTCACATGGGGCGTCCTTGGTTAGCTTATTGGGTATTGCCGCTTCCCAACCAATTTGGGTCGCTGTGGGTTAACTTTAACTCACCACTACTTTGGGACGTGTTCGCGATCTCTACCTATCTATCAATATCACTTGTTTTCTGGTGGACAGGTCTTTTACCTGACTTTGCAATGATTCGAGATAGAACCAAGAGTCCATTTCAAAAAAAGATATATGGCATCCTTAGTTTTGGTTGGAGTGGACGTGTAAAGGATTGGCAACGTTTTGAAGAGGTTTCCTTGGTTTTGGCCGGTTTGGCAACTCCGCTGGTGCTTTCTGTGCATACTATTGTATCCTTTGACTTTGCTACCTCTGTAGTTCCTGGATGGCACAGTACAATCTATCCTCCTTATTTTGTTGCGGGGGCGATTTTCTCTGGATTTGCAATGGTGCAGACGCTTCTTATTATAATGAGAAAAGTTTCACACTTAGAAGACTATATTACCGTACTTCATATTGAGTATATGAACAAGGTAATTATCCTAACGGGTGGTATTGTTGCAGTAGCTTATCTTATTGAGTATTTCATCGGATGGTATTCCGGAGTACCTTATGAAAATTATACATATCTATCTTTCGGAGCTGCTACCGGACCTTATTGGTGGGCCTTCTGGGCATTGATAATCTGTAACATGGTCGTGCCACTTTCACTTTGGGTGAAAAGTCTAAGAAGAAATATTCGTTGGACATTCTTTGTTGCACTTATTATCAACATCGGTATGTGGTTCGAACGGTTTGATATTATTGTGGTGGATTTGAGTAAGGACCGTCTTACATCTTCTTGGGCAATGTTCCAACCTACTTTTGTGGACATAGGAACTTTTATGGGAACTATAGGATTTTTCTTCGTACTTTTCTTATTGTATGCCCGTACATTCCCGGTTATTGCGCAGGCTGAAGTGAAAACTATTTTGAAAACATCTGGCGCTGGCTTTAAGAGACTTCGTGCGGAACACGGTGATAACGTTAGTCATGTTCAGGAAGTTGAGGAATATCCTGCTGCTTTTGGACCCTCGGCCAATGTTCAAGGAAAACATTTTGTGAATTCATTTGATCCAGATGAGAATGACGATGCTGAAGTATTGCCATTGGATGTTGAGAAACATAGGCACAACATAAATCGTTTACTGGCTTTGGTTGGAACTTTTGATCCAGCAGTTCAAGCTCAAGATGATTTACAAAAGATTAAAGGTATTGGACCCCTAATGGAGCAAAAACTCCACCAGATGGGAATCTTCACCTTCGATCAGATAAGTAGAATGGGAGAAGAAGAATATGCTCTTCTTGATGAAATTATCAGTGAGTTCCCAGGGAAAGCTAGACGAGATGACTGGGCAGGACAAGCCTTAATGTTTAAAAACGAAAAATAA
- a CDS encoding cytochrome c oxidase subunit I, producing MSAHAQVNALDHHHDDFGHHHKETFITKYVFSQDHKMISRQYMITGIFMGVIGILMSLLFRLQLAWPDHHFTIYEILLGKWGADGVMDPSVYLALVTIHGTIMVFFVLTAGLSGTFSNLLIPLQIGARDMASGFLNMVSYWLFFISSVIMLCSLFVEAGPASAGWTIYPPLSALPQAIPGSGAGMTLWLISIAIFIASSLLGSLNFIVTILNLRTKGMSMTRLPLTVWSFLVTALVGLVSFPVLFSAALMLIMDRSFGTSFFLSDIYIAGEVLHHQGGSPVLFEHLFWFLGHPEVYIVILPAMGIVSEILATNSRKPIFGYRAMVASLLAIGFLSTLVWGHHMFVSGMNPFLGSVFTFTTLLIAIPSAVKSFNWITTMWRGNIQMNVATLWSIGFVSTFITGGLTGLIVGDSALDINVHDTYFVVAHFHLVMGISAAYGFLAGIYHWFPKMFQGRLMNKKLGYVHFWVTAIGAYGIFFPMHFVGLAGLPRRYYTNTNFPYFDDLHDINIVMTIFAIMTISVQVVFLYNFIHSIFYGKIGPKNPWNATTLEWTTDIKHVHGNWDGPIPHVYRWAYDYSKLNKDETDYVIPGQDFIPQDLPLMENEDELNH from the coding sequence ATGTCAGCACACGCACAGGTTAACGCATTAGATCATCACCACGATGATTTTGGACATCATCATAAAGAGACGTTTATAACAAAATATGTCTTCAGCCAAGATCATAAAATGATTTCTAGGCAATATATGATTACCGGTATTTTTATGGGTGTTATCGGTATTTTGATGTCTTTGTTATTTAGATTACAATTGGCTTGGCCTGACCACCATTTCACTATTTATGAGATTCTTTTAGGGAAATGGGGTGCCGATGGCGTTATGGATCCTAGTGTTTACCTCGCATTGGTTACCATCCACGGTACCATAATGGTATTCTTCGTTTTAACAGCAGGGCTTAGTGGTACCTTTAGTAATCTACTGATTCCCTTACAGATTGGTGCAAGAGATATGGCCTCGGGCTTCCTGAACATGGTTTCCTATTGGTTGTTCTTTATCTCTAGTGTTATAATGCTTTGTTCTCTTTTTGTAGAGGCGGGACCTGCATCGGCGGGATGGACAATTTATCCTCCACTAAGTGCGCTTCCCCAGGCCATTCCCGGTTCAGGAGCAGGGATGACTTTATGGTTAATTTCTATAGCAATCTTTATTGCATCGTCCCTATTGGGTTCCCTTAACTTTATCGTTACTATTTTGAACCTGCGTACCAAAGGTATGTCAATGACCCGTCTTCCATTGACTGTATGGTCATTTTTGGTTACAGCCCTGGTTGGATTGGTGTCTTTCCCCGTATTGTTCTCGGCCGCTCTTATGTTGATTATGGATAGAAGTTTCGGAACGTCATTCTTTCTGTCAGACATTTATATTGCGGGTGAAGTACTTCACCATCAAGGTGGTTCACCGGTATTGTTCGAACACTTATTTTGGTTTCTGGGGCACCCGGAAGTTTATATTGTAATCTTACCGGCAATGGGTATAGTATCAGAAATACTTGCAACAAACTCCCGTAAGCCAATCTTTGGATATCGCGCGATGGTTGCTTCGCTATTGGCCATTGGTTTCCTTTCAACCTTGGTTTGGGGACACCATATGTTCGTATCCGGAATGAACCCCTTCTTAGGGTCAGTATTTACTTTTACAACCTTGTTGATCGCAATCCCTTCAGCAGTTAAATCCTTTAACTGGATTACGACGATGTGGCGCGGAAATATTCAAATGAACGTGGCGACCTTATGGTCTATTGGTTTTGTTTCTACCTTCATCACCGGAGGCTTAACAGGACTTATTGTAGGAGACAGCGCGTTGGATATTAACGTTCACGATACTTATTTCGTAGTTGCTCACTTCCACTTGGTTATGGGTATCTCGGCAGCTTATGGATTCCTGGCAGGGATTTACCATTGGTTCCCGAAAATGTTCCAAGGTAGATTAATGAACAAGAAACTTGGATATGTCCATTTCTGGGTTACCGCAATTGGAGCATACGGAATATTCTTCCCAATGCACTTTGTTGGTCTAGCGGGACTTCCAAGAAGATATTATACAAATACCAATTTCCCATACTTTGATGATCTTCACGATATCAATATAGTAATGACAATCTTTGCTATAATGACAATATCAGTTCAAGTTGTATTCTTGTATAACTTCATACATTCCATTTTTTATGGAAAGATTGGACCTAAAAATCCGTGGAATGCTACAACTTTGGAGTGGACTACAGATATTAAGCACGTTCACGGAAATTGGGATGGTCCTATTCCACACGTATATCGTTGGGCATATGACTACAGTAAACTCAATAAGGATGAAACGGATTATGTTATTCCGGGACAGGATTTTATTCCGCAGGACCTCCCACTTATGGAAAATGAGGATGAGTTAAACCATTAA
- a CDS encoding DUF3341 domain-containing protein: MATNKIHAIYTDDDLLLHAVKQTRAENYHISEVYTPFPVHGLDAAVGLAPTRMAITSFLYGLVGLAVAIWMMNYMMIMDWPQNIGGKPSFTFSQNMPTFIPIMFEMTVFFAGHLMVITFYMRSRLWPFKKAENPDLRTTDDRFLMEVDVENHDIEMLTKFLYDTGASEISLIQTEQNH; the protein is encoded by the coding sequence ATGGCAACAAATAAAATACACGCAATTTATACTGACGACGATTTGCTGTTGCACGCTGTAAAGCAAACCCGTGCTGAAAATTACCATATATCGGAGGTTTATACCCCGTTTCCGGTGCACGGCTTGGATGCTGCTGTGGGACTTGCGCCTACACGTATGGCCATCACTTCATTTTTATATGGTTTAGTCGGATTGGCTGTAGCTATATGGATGATGAATTATATGATGATTATGGACTGGCCCCAAAATATTGGAGGTAAGCCTAGTTTTACATTTTCACAGAACATGCCAACCTTTATTCCGATCATGTTTGAGATGACCGTGTTTTTTGCTGGTCACTTAATGGTAATTACTTTCTATATGCGAAGTAGATTATGGCCATTTAAAAAGGCGGAAAATCCTGATTTGCGAACTACCGACGATCGGTTTCTAATGGAAGTTGACGTAGAAAATCACGATATTGAAATGCTTACAAAATTTTTGTATGACACAGGCGCATCGGAGATTAGTTTAATCCAAACTGAACAAAATCACTAG
- the ruvB gene encoding Holliday junction branch migration DNA helicase RuvB, with the protein MNEHLDPTGENFSPQDLDIEKKLRPLSFEDFTGQDQALENLRIFVQAANLRGEALDHTLFHGPPGLGKTTLAYILANELNVNIRVTSGPVLDKPGDLAGLLTNLEERDVLFIDEIHRLSPVVEEYLYSAMEDYKIDIMIESGPNARSVQINLNPFTLIGATTRSGLLTAPMRARFGISSRLQYYTTDLLTTIVQRSAGILNVPISMESAIEIAGRSRGTPRIANALLRRIRDFAQIKGNGKIDIEIAKFGLEALNVDAHGLDEMDNKILSTIIEKFKGGPVGITTIATAVSESPETIEEVYEPFLIQEGFIMRTPRGREVTEAAYRHLGKVKGPIQGGLF; encoded by the coding sequence ATGAATGAACACCTTGATCCCACGGGAGAAAATTTTTCACCTCAGGACCTCGATATCGAGAAAAAACTCCGCCCCCTCAGTTTTGAGGATTTTACTGGGCAGGATCAAGCATTGGAAAATCTTCGAATATTTGTTCAGGCCGCTAATTTACGAGGAGAGGCATTAGATCATACCTTGTTTCACGGACCTCCAGGTTTGGGTAAGACTACCTTGGCCTATATCCTTGCCAATGAGTTGAACGTGAATATCCGGGTCACTTCCGGGCCCGTTTTGGACAAGCCTGGCGATCTTGCGGGATTGTTGACCAACCTGGAAGAACGGGATGTGCTTTTTATTGACGAAATCCACCGATTGAGCCCAGTTGTGGAAGAATATTTGTATTCTGCAATGGAGGATTACAAAATCGATATAATGATTGAGTCCGGCCCCAATGCCCGATCAGTTCAAATTAACTTGAATCCATTTACTTTAATTGGAGCAACAACACGTTCTGGGTTATTAACCGCCCCAATGCGAGCGCGTTTTGGAATATCATCAAGGTTACAATATTACACCACCGATCTTCTTACCACTATTGTTCAACGCAGCGCTGGGATTTTAAATGTTCCTATTAGCATGGAATCGGCAATTGAGATTGCGGGTCGTAGTCGTGGTACGCCGCGGATTGCCAATGCTTTGCTCAGACGTATTCGGGATTTCGCCCAAATAAAAGGGAATGGAAAAATCGATATTGAAATAGCCAAATTTGGGTTGGAAGCGCTGAATGTAGATGCTCACGGTTTAGACGAAATGGATAACAAAATCCTTTCTACTATTATCGAAAAATTTAAGGGTGGTCCAGTAGGCATTACCACTATTGCCACCGCAGTATCTGAAAGTCCTGAAACTATAGAGGAAGTCTATGAGCCTTTTTTAATCCAGGAAGGGTTTATAATGCGCACTCCCCGCGGTCGGGAGGTAACCGAGGCAGCTTATAGACATCTAGGAAAAGTAAAGGGTCCAATACAGGGTGGCCTATTCTAA
- a CDS encoding c-type cytochrome — translation MKTLLNIALLIAVSVSLTSCFNKKSPNYQYFPNMYVSPSYETYGAYPIFPGEQSAMMPAENSVPRGFVPYTYDDTPDGLLKAKADLKSPYEVNEKNLAVGNQLYTIYCAVCHGDKGDGKGILVQREKFLGIPSYADPGRTINPGGIYHVSTYGLNAMGSYASQTSEKERWQIAMHVMDLKASLLGEPGVLETAGKASAEEDADKIPETTGANTAGEIQNK, via the coding sequence ATGAAAACTTTATTGAATATAGCATTGCTTATTGCGGTATCCGTTAGTTTGACTTCTTGTTTTAACAAGAAGAGCCCGAACTACCAGTATTTCCCAAATATGTATGTGTCTCCAAGTTATGAAACCTATGGTGCTTACCCTATTTTTCCTGGTGAGCAGTCTGCAATGATGCCGGCAGAAAATAGTGTCCCTAGAGGTTTCGTTCCTTATACTTATGATGACACGCCTGATGGGTTGCTAAAAGCTAAGGCGGACCTTAAAAGTCCGTATGAGGTTAACGAGAAGAATCTTGCGGTAGGAAATCAATTATACACCATCTATTGCGCAGTCTGTCACGGTGATAAGGGCGATGGAAAGGGAATCTTAGTACAAAGGGAGAAGTTTTTAGGTATTCCTAGCTATGCCGATCCAGGAAGAACAATTAATCCGGGTGGAATATACCACGTATCCACTTACGGTTTAAATGCAATGGGTTCTTACGCTTCACAAACCAGTGAGAAAGAGCGTTGGCAAATTGCAATGCACGTAATGGACTTAAAAGCTAGTTTGTTGGGCGAGCCAGGAGTTTTAGAAACCGCTGGTAAGGCATCAGCAGAAGAAGATGCCGATAAAATCCCTGAAACCACTGGAGCAAATACAGCAGGCGAAATTCAAAATAAATAA
- the queG gene encoding tRNA epoxyqueuosine(34) reductase QueG → MSNKSKYTDLIKAEAKRLGFLSCGISKAGFLEEEAPRLESYLKANMNGEMAYLENHFDKRLDPTILVPDSKSVISLLYNYFPAETQREDTYKISKYAYGTDYHFVIKDKLKLLMDFISEEIGDVGGRAFVDSAPVLDKAWASKSGLGWIGKHSLLLTKQRGSFYFVSELILDLELEYDSPVTDHCGSCTACIDACPTGAIVAERVVDGSKCISYFTIELKNQIPESEKGKFENWMFGCDICQDVCPWNRFSQTHNEPLFNPHPDLLNMDRSDWEEITEEVFKSVFKKSAVKRTKFSGLQRNIQFLKD, encoded by the coding sequence TTGAGCAATAAATCCAAATACACAGACCTTATTAAAGCTGAGGCCAAACGTCTCGGATTCTTGTCTTGCGGTATCAGTAAGGCAGGATTTCTTGAAGAAGAAGCTCCTAGATTGGAATCCTATTTAAAGGCGAATATGAATGGGGAAATGGCTTATCTGGAGAACCATTTCGACAAACGTTTAGATCCCACAATTTTAGTTCCAGACTCGAAAAGTGTGATTTCTCTTCTTTACAATTACTTTCCTGCCGAGACCCAAAGGGAGGATACCTATAAAATTTCGAAATATGCTTACGGCACAGATTATCACTTTGTAATCAAGGATAAACTTAAACTGCTGATGGATTTTATTTCCGAAGAAATTGGAGATGTGGGTGGTCGTGCCTTTGTGGATTCTGCGCCTGTTTTGGATAAAGCTTGGGCATCCAAAAGTGGTTTAGGTTGGATTGGAAAACACAGTCTTCTACTAACTAAACAAAGAGGTTCATTTTATTTCGTTTCTGAACTGATCTTGGATTTGGAACTCGAATATGACAGTCCCGTTACCGATCATTGCGGTAGTTGCACTGCCTGTATCGATGCTTGTCCCACAGGGGCCATTGTTGCGGAGCGCGTAGTTGATGGAAGTAAATGCATTTCGTATTTCACCATTGAATTGAAAAACCAAATTCCCGAATCGGAAAAGGGAAAATTTGAAAATTGGATGTTCGGGTGTGACATTTGCCAGGATGTTTGCCCCTGGAACCGATTTAGTCAAACCCATAACGAACCATTGTTCAATCCCCATCCTGATTTGCTCAATATGGACAGGAGCGATTGGGAAGAAATTACAGAAGAGGTTTTTAAAAGCGTATTTAAAAAAAGCGCAGTAAAACGGACCAAATTTTCAGGACTTCAGCGCAATATTCAATTCTTAAAGGATTGA
- a CDS encoding cytochrome c oxidase subunit II has product MTVFLIILVILLFGVAVWQMNRIFQLAQIRPIGHADIASDKDNNSQGYLMLGFLAFIYILTILSFWFWGGTLLPESGSEHGSQIDNLMLVTMILIFVVGIITQALLHYFAFIYRGSKMKRATFYADNDKLEFIWTIIPVVTLAGLIIYGLFTWTDIMNVDRDDDPLIVELYAKQFSWHARYGGNDNTLGDANVRLIEGINQLGVDPADPNGQDDKVTSEIHLPVGRKVLFKIRSQDVLHSAYMPHFRAQMNCVPGMITQFALTPTVTTEEMRQTDHIINKVKNINEIREKRSKELVAIGDEPLEPYEFDYLLLCNKICGVSHYNMQMKIIVESEDDYKSWLAEQPTLAEQLNK; this is encoded by the coding sequence ATGACCGTATTTTTAATTATTCTCGTAATCTTATTATTCGGAGTTGCTGTTTGGCAAATGAACAGGATATTCCAATTGGCGCAAATAAGACCAATTGGCCACGCCGATATTGCTTCAGATAAAGACAATAACAGTCAGGGTTATCTGATGTTAGGATTTCTGGCATTCATTTACATTTTGACAATTTTATCCTTTTGGTTCTGGGGCGGCACTCTTTTGCCTGAATCCGGATCGGAACATGGATCACAAATTGACAATCTGATGCTTGTAACCATGATCCTTATTTTTGTCGTGGGAATAATTACACAAGCTCTTTTGCATTACTTCGCTTTTATCTACCGAGGCTCTAAAATGAAGCGCGCTACATTTTATGCCGATAATGATAAACTTGAGTTTATTTGGACCATTATACCGGTGGTAACCCTAGCGGGTCTTATTATTTACGGTCTGTTTACTTGGACGGATATTATGAATGTGGACAGAGATGATGATCCCTTAATCGTAGAGCTTTATGCCAAACAGTTCTCATGGCATGCGCGCTATGGCGGTAATGATAATACACTCGGGGATGCCAACGTTCGATTAATTGAAGGAATAAACCAACTCGGTGTGGATCCTGCAGATCCAAACGGTCAGGATGATAAAGTGACTTCAGAAATCCATTTGCCTGTTGGCAGAAAGGTATTGTTTAAAATTCGTTCACAAGATGTATTGCATTCCGCATATATGCCACACTTTAGAGCACAAATGAACTGTGTTCCAGGTATGATTACACAATTTGCCTTGACTCCTACAGTTACTACGGAAGAGATGAGACAAACCGATCATATTATTAATAAGGTAAAGAATATCAACGAAATTAGAGAAAAAAGGAGCAAGGAACTTGTAGCTATTGGTGATGAGCCTTTGGAGCCCTATGAGTTTGACTATTTACTTCTCTGTAATAAGATTTGTGGAGTGAGCCATTATAATATGCAGATGAAGATTATAGTTGAATCTGAAGATGATTATAAATCTTGGTTAGCTGAACAGCCTACCTTAGCAGAGCAGCTTAACAAATAA